One region of Streptomyces sp. CG4 genomic DNA includes:
- the adh gene encoding aldehyde dehydrogenase, translated as MTRYAAPGTEGAIVSYQARYDHFIGGEYVPPVRGQYFENPSPVNGQPFTEIARGTAEDVERALDAAHEAAPAWGRTPAAERSDILLKIADRMAAHLEPLAVAESWENGKPVRETLAADIPLAIDHFRYFAGAIRAQEGSLAEIDDDTVAYHFHEPLGVVAQIIPWNFPILMAAWKLAPALAAGNAVVLKPAEQTPASIHYWVGLIADLLPPGVLNIVNGFGVEAGKPLASSPRVAKVAFTGETTTGRLIMQYASENIKPVTLELGGKSPNIFFDDVWAHDDEFRDKALEGFTMFALNQGEVCTCPSRALIQRGHYADFLQAAVERTRQIKPGHPLDTDTMIGAQASNDQLEKILSYLDIGRQEGAKVLTGGERVEYDGELKGGYYVQPTIFEGDNRMRIFQEEIFGPVVSVASFDDFDDAIKIANDTLYGLGAGVWTRDANTAYRAGRAIQAGRVWTNCYHAYPAHAAFGGYKQSGIGRETHKMMLEHYQQTKNLLVSYSPKKLGFF; from the coding sequence ATGACTCGTTACGCGGCGCCGGGCACAGAAGGCGCGATCGTCTCCTACCAGGCGCGCTACGACCACTTCATCGGCGGGGAGTACGTGCCGCCGGTGCGCGGGCAGTACTTCGAGAATCCGTCGCCGGTCAACGGGCAGCCGTTCACCGAGATCGCGCGCGGCACGGCGGAGGACGTCGAGCGGGCGCTGGACGCGGCGCACGAGGCCGCGCCCGCGTGGGGTCGTACGCCGGCGGCGGAGCGCAGCGACATCCTGCTGAAGATCGCCGACCGCATGGCGGCCCATCTGGAGCCGTTGGCGGTGGCCGAGAGCTGGGAGAACGGCAAGCCGGTCCGGGAGACGCTGGCGGCCGACATCCCGCTGGCGATCGACCACTTCCGGTACTTCGCGGGGGCGATCCGGGCGCAGGAGGGGTCGCTCGCCGAGATCGACGACGACACGGTGGCGTACCACTTCCATGAGCCGCTCGGGGTCGTCGCGCAGATCATCCCGTGGAACTTCCCGATCCTGATGGCGGCGTGGAAGCTGGCGCCGGCCCTCGCCGCGGGCAACGCGGTCGTCCTCAAGCCCGCCGAACAGACCCCGGCCTCCATCCACTACTGGGTCGGCCTGATCGCGGACCTGCTGCCGCCGGGCGTGCTGAACATCGTCAACGGCTTCGGTGTGGAGGCGGGCAAGCCGCTGGCGTCGAGCCCGCGGGTGGCGAAGGTGGCGTTCACCGGGGAGACCACGACCGGGCGGCTGATCATGCAGTACGCCTCGGAGAACATCAAGCCCGTCACCCTGGAGCTCGGCGGCAAGTCGCCGAACATCTTCTTCGACGACGTGTGGGCGCACGACGACGAGTTCCGGGACAAGGCGCTCGAGGGCTTCACCATGTTCGCGCTCAACCAGGGCGAGGTCTGCACCTGCCCGTCCCGGGCACTGATCCAGCGCGGTCACTACGCGGACTTCCTCCAGGCGGCGGTCGAACGCACCCGGCAGATCAAGCCAGGGCACCCGCTCGACACCGACACGATGATCGGCGCCCAGGCCTCCAACGACCAGTTGGAGAAGATCCTCTCCTACCTGGACATCGGCCGGCAGGAGGGCGCGAAGGTGCTCACGGGCGGTGAGCGCGTGGAGTACGACGGCGAGTTGAAGGGCGGTTACTACGTCCAGCCGACGATCTTCGAGGGCGACAACCGGATGCGGATCTTCCAGGAGGAGATCTTCGGCCCGGTCGTCTCGGTGGCCTCCTTCGACGACTTCGACGACGCCATCAAGATCGCCAACGACACGCTGTACGGCCTCGGCGCGGGAGTCTGGACCCGGGACGCCAACACGGCCTACCGCGCGGGCCGCGCGATCCAGGCGGGCCGCGTGTGGACCAACTGCTACCACGCCTACCCGGCGCACGCGGCGTTCGGCGGCTACAAGCAGTCCGGGATCGGCCGCGAGACGCACAAGATGATGCTGGAGCACTACCAGCAGACCAAGAATCTCCTGGTGTCGTACTCGCCGAAGAAGCTGGGCTTCTTCTAG
- a CDS encoding GAF domain-containing protein, whose translation MTDPWVALEPGADPAERVRVLRRAHETFTRVGTVPRPVRSVVAESWRRSARAGVGPDGTASVELSDGALGTYRAEHPLARVMPLFRELMGTFAADGEHLLAVCDAHGRLLWVEGHRATRRRADGMNFVPGARWSESAVGTNAPGTAVAVDRPVQVFAAEHFIRRVQPWTCAAAPVHDPRTGRVLGAVDITGGDGLAHPHSLGFVQAVARAAEAQLALLAPPRNAPDTPLLGALGRDEAELVLDGRRVRLSRRHSEILVLLARHPEGLTGDELLCALYADESVTPVTLRAELARLRRVLGAGLLGSRPYRLTAAVESDVTVVERRLRAGAVTAAAQAYTGPLLPGSQAPAVVRLRDRVADGLRTALVAHRDPDLLADWAHAPWGEDDLEVWRALAAVRPTAPVRARLAALEAELAAPAGRARRRACGATYLQRPHA comes from the coding sequence TTGACCGATCCGTGGGTGGCCCTGGAGCCGGGGGCCGACCCCGCCGAGCGGGTCCGTGTGCTGCGCCGGGCGCATGAGACGTTCACCAGAGTGGGCACGGTGCCGCGCCCGGTGCGGTCGGTGGTGGCGGAGTCGTGGCGGCGCAGCGCACGGGCCGGAGTCGGGCCGGACGGCACCGCCAGCGTCGAGCTGAGCGACGGCGCCCTCGGGACCTATCGGGCGGAGCACCCGCTGGCCAGGGTGATGCCGCTGTTCCGGGAGCTGATGGGCACGTTCGCCGCCGACGGCGAGCATCTGCTGGCGGTGTGCGACGCGCACGGAAGGCTGCTGTGGGTCGAGGGGCACCGGGCGACCCGGCGCCGGGCGGACGGGATGAACTTCGTGCCGGGGGCGCGCTGGTCGGAGAGCGCGGTCGGCACCAACGCGCCGGGCACCGCGGTCGCCGTGGACCGGCCGGTGCAGGTGTTCGCGGCGGAGCACTTCATACGGCGGGTCCAGCCGTGGACCTGCGCGGCGGCACCGGTGCACGATCCGCGCACCGGCCGGGTGCTGGGTGCCGTGGACATCACCGGCGGGGACGGGCTGGCGCATCCGCACAGCCTCGGTTTCGTACAGGCCGTGGCGCGGGCCGCGGAGGCACAGCTCGCCCTGCTCGCGCCGCCGCGGAACGCCCCGGACACCCCGCTGCTCGGCGCGCTCGGCCGGGACGAGGCGGAGCTGGTCCTGGACGGCCGCCGGGTCCGGCTCAGCCGTCGGCACAGCGAGATCCTCGTGCTGCTCGCCCGGCATCCCGAGGGGCTGACCGGAGACGAGCTGCTGTGCGCGCTGTACGCGGACGAGTCGGTGACCCCGGTGACCCTGCGTGCCGAACTGGCCCGGTTGCGCCGAGTGTTGGGAGCGGGATTGCTCGGCTCGCGGCCGTACCGGCTCACCGCCGCGGTCGAGTCGGACGTCACCGTGGTGGAGCGGCGGCTGCGGGCGGGGGCGGTCACGGCGGCGGCGCAGGCGTACACCGGTCCGCTGCTGCCCGGTTCGCAGGCGCCGGCGGTCGTACGGCTGCGGGACCGGGTCGCCGACGGGCTGCGGACGGCACTCGTGGCGCACCGCGACCCGGACCTGCTGGCGGACTGGGCGCACGCACCCTGGGGTGAGGACGACCTGGAGGTGTGGCGGGCGCTCGCCGCGGTGCGGCCCACCGCGCCGGTGCGCGCCCGACTCGCCGCACTGGAGGCCGAGCTGGCGGCACCGGCCGGCCGGGCACGGCGACGAGCCTGCGGCGCAACGTACTTGCAACGTCCGCACGCCTAG
- a CDS encoding N-acetylmuramoyl-L-alanine amidase, with product MDPAGPAQPTESARAANAAQPRVDRRRLLKGAALAAIPYALLPDPRADAQSPPVDYPPAEWQPASTSNYTASERPDTFAIDRVIIHVTQETYANALAIFANPDKKVSPHYLVRSRDGHVTQCVHEADIAWHAGNWDYNTRSIGVEHEGWVDRPAYLTHALYQQSAKLTAAICTKYDIPKDREHIIGHYQVPGTDHTDPGPNWDWVRYIRLVNFA from the coding sequence ATGGATCCGGCCGGCCCGGCACAGCCGACAGAGTCGGCACGAGCGGCGAACGCGGCACAGCCGCGTGTTGACAGGCGACGGCTGTTGAAGGGTGCGGCACTCGCCGCCATTCCCTACGCGCTGCTTCCCGACCCGCGAGCCGACGCACAGTCCCCGCCCGTCGACTACCCGCCCGCGGAGTGGCAGCCGGCGAGCACCTCCAACTACACCGCGTCCGAGCGCCCCGACACCTTCGCGATCGACCGCGTGATCATCCACGTCACGCAGGAGACGTACGCCAACGCGCTGGCGATCTTCGCCAACCCGGACAAGAAAGTGTCCCCGCACTATCTGGTCCGGTCGAGGGACGGGCACGTCACCCAGTGCGTGCACGAGGCGGACATCGCCTGGCACGCGGGCAACTGGGACTACAACACCCGCAGCATCGGCGTCGAACACGAAGGATGGGTGGACCGGCCCGCCTATCTCACCCACGCCCTCTACCAGCAGTCGGCCAAGCTCACGGCGGCGATCTGCACCAAGTACGACATCCCCAAGGACCGAGAGCACATCATCGGCCACTACCAGGTGCCCGGCACCGACCACACCGATCCGGGTCCGAATTGGGACTGGGTGCGGTACATCAGACTGGTCAACTTCGCCTAG